The Lycium ferocissimum isolate CSIRO_LF1 chromosome 10, AGI_CSIRO_Lferr_CH_V1, whole genome shotgun sequence genome window below encodes:
- the LOC132035299 gene encoding calcium uniporter protein 4, mitochondrial — protein MALRRILAKRLINTLKIDPLQSVKVLEHSREINHAARLPEFLSIPVGEKLREKLRSMNNITGERIRFEGLAPPAPAPAPSTATELTAEMTGRMTVNDAKKILKISQLEKVKSRLNEIPMNSITYDRFVEICGEFCCNREQSLEFAKMLDESGSVIVLGDVVFLRPHQVAKSMDKLISESIATPNDPRRRELEHMEKQKSLIDEKAQSLVKGELYCGLGFLVLQTLGFMRLTFWELTWDVMEPICFFVTSLHFALAYGFFLRTSKEPTFEGFFQRRFKVKQKKLMKVHNFDLEKYNKLREAFYPSYYNQSCHGFSSSSSIMQEV, from the exons ATGGCGCTTCGGCGTATATTAGCGAAACGCCTAATTAACACCCTAAAAATAGATCCACTTCAATCGGTTAAAGTTCTAGAACATTCTAGAGAAATTAATCATGCAGCTAGACTGCCTGAGTTTTTATCTATTCCGGTAGGtgaaaaattaagagaaaaattaAGGTCTATGAACAATATTACCGGCGAAAGGATTCGATTTGAAGGCTTAGCTCCACCAGCGCCGGCGCCGGCTCCGTCAACGGCGACGGAGTTAACGGCGGAGATGACGGGGAGAATGACGGTGAATGATGCTAAgaagatattgaagatatcacaGTTGGAGAAAGTGAAATCGAGACTTAATGAGATACCGATGAACTCGATTACGTATGATAGATTTGTTGAGATTTGTGGTGAGTTTTGTTGCAATAGAGAACAGAGTTTGGAGTTTGCGAAAATGTTGGATGAATCTGGTAGCGTCATCGTTTTGGGTGACGTCGTTTTCCTACGTCCACATCAG GTGGCAAAATCAATGGACAAATTAATTTCAGAATCCATAGCAACGCCAAACGACCCAAGAAGAAGAGAGCTAGAACATATGGAAAAGCAAAAATCCTTAATTGATGAAAAAGCCCAATCACTAGTTAAAGGCGAACTTTACTGTGGGCTGGGCTTTCTAGTTCTTCAAACACTAGGCTTTATGAGGCTAACATTTTGGGAATTGACTTGGGATGTGATGGAGCCCATTTGCTTCTTCGTAACCTCACTTCACTTTGCCCTTGCCTATGGATTCTTCCTAAGAACATCAAAAGAGCCCACTTTTGAAGGGTTTTTCCAAAGACGTTTCAAAGTGAAGCAAAAGAAGCTCATGAAGGTTCACAATTTCGATCTCGAAAAGTATAATAAACTACGAGAAGCATTTTATCCGAGTTATTATAACCAATCATGTCATGGATTCTCGTCGAGTTCTTCGATCATGCAAGAAGTGTAG